One segment of Rhodothermus profundi DNA contains the following:
- a CDS encoding amylo-alpha-1,6-glucosidase: protein MRKQWFMLGVLSIWSLGTMVGQAQEPALVPRFERPVGRLVLARPTQAGAFLDVVGRRAALLGYEHRPFEVWVYPLKILDDLRLEFQIADYPVPLSGEETLAYIEVRPEATVLTYSHAAFTVRQILYAPVHEPGIVMLFDVQAVRPLTIRVAFRPDLRLMWPAGLMTGYLGWHEEAHVYTITEETRRFAGVIGSPLAQDISVQPYQEEPKDLPNRFELVVTPELAAHYYIPVIITGSIEGIDGAIAAYRRLLSQAESYYRQNVAHYERLLDEALQIETPDPRLNAAYAWALVGIDKGLATNPYLGTGLVAGFRTAGNSERPGFAWFFGRDALWTVLATTAVGHFETTRTALDFLRQFQREDGKIPHEISQSAALIDWFEAYPYPWASADATPLFIIAHADYWQTSGDLDYIRQHWTSLVRAYRFTAGTDTDGNDLVENTGVGHGWVEGGQLYPPHEELYQQGVWLAALEGMEAMAQALGETELAAEVRQRALAVRAAIERTYWLEDEGYYAFATWKPAGATALELLRENTVLQAVPLWWRLLSPERARRALEHIGSAYLATDWGTRILSSASRRYDPLSYHHGSVWPLFTGWASMAAYRYEKPHIGYQALMANVLLTYQGALGYVTELLSGAFNRDFGRSSHHQVWSEAMVVTPLVRGLLGLEVQEGGRVLRVAPQLPAVWDSVQLRHVPVGQDRYALTFRRTSDAFEVQLVPEGEAAPISLDLAPAFPRDARVEAVTVNDRPAVFEVREEGDWQRVRIRVPVGEATTIRYRMQPGTDVYVAPEPLVPGMDNQGLRVLQVRADADALQLVLEGRAGRTYTLQVRTPRQLQAVEGVQLKPEGNGYRVQVHFAGQTNAYVRRTLRLPFQ from the coding sequence ATGCGCAAACAATGGTTCATGCTCGGGGTGCTGAGCATCTGGAGTCTGGGGACAATGGTCGGGCAGGCTCAAGAGCCCGCACTGGTGCCTCGATTTGAACGCCCGGTGGGGCGCCTGGTGTTGGCGCGGCCAACGCAGGCCGGTGCTTTTCTGGACGTGGTAGGTCGCCGGGCTGCGCTGCTGGGCTACGAGCACCGGCCATTTGAGGTCTGGGTCTATCCGCTAAAGATTCTGGATGATCTCCGGCTGGAATTTCAGATTGCCGACTATCCGGTGCCGCTGAGCGGTGAGGAGACGTTGGCCTACATTGAGGTGCGTCCGGAGGCGACCGTGCTCACCTACAGCCATGCGGCGTTTACGGTGCGCCAGATTCTTTACGCACCGGTTCACGAGCCGGGCATTGTGATGCTCTTTGACGTGCAGGCCGTGCGGCCGCTGACGATTCGCGTGGCCTTTCGGCCGGATTTGCGGCTCATGTGGCCGGCGGGGCTGATGACTGGTTATCTCGGGTGGCATGAGGAGGCGCATGTTTACACCATTACCGAAGAGACCCGACGTTTTGCCGGCGTGATTGGCTCTCCGCTGGCTCAGGACATTTCGGTGCAGCCTTACCAGGAAGAGCCAAAGGATCTGCCTAACCGTTTTGAACTGGTTGTAACGCCTGAACTCGCTGCGCATTACTACATCCCCGTAATTATTACGGGGAGCATTGAAGGCATAGATGGGGCTATTGCGGCTTATCGGCGCCTGCTCAGCCAGGCGGAGAGCTATTACCGCCAGAATGTGGCCCATTACGAGCGATTGCTTGACGAAGCCTTGCAGATTGAAACCCCGGATCCAAGGCTGAACGCCGCCTACGCCTGGGCACTGGTAGGTATTGATAAAGGGCTGGCCACCAATCCGTATCTGGGTACCGGGCTGGTAGCCGGATTCCGGACGGCAGGCAATAGCGAGCGGCCTGGTTTTGCCTGGTTTTTTGGGCGCGATGCACTCTGGACCGTACTGGCCACCACGGCGGTCGGCCATTTTGAAACGACGCGCACAGCGCTGGACTTTCTGCGCCAGTTTCAGCGGGAAGATGGCAAAATTCCCCACGAAATTTCTCAGAGCGCAGCGCTAATCGATTGGTTTGAGGCGTATCCGTATCCCTGGGCCTCAGCGGATGCAACACCGCTTTTCATCATCGCGCATGCCGACTACTGGCAGACCAGTGGTGATCTGGACTACATTCGCCAGCACTGGACGTCGCTTGTAAGGGCTTACCGCTTTACAGCAGGTACTGATACCGACGGAAACGATCTGGTAGAAAATACGGGCGTGGGGCACGGCTGGGTGGAAGGAGGACAGCTCTATCCTCCGCATGAGGAACTGTACCAGCAGGGGGTGTGGCTGGCTGCGCTGGAGGGAATGGAGGCAATGGCGCAGGCGCTGGGGGAGACGGAGCTGGCGGCCGAGGTGCGTCAGCGGGCGCTTGCGGTGCGAGCGGCGATTGAGCGCACCTACTGGCTGGAAGACGAGGGATACTATGCCTTTGCTACCTGGAAGCCGGCAGGAGCGACAGCGCTGGAGTTGCTCAGAGAAAACACGGTACTGCAGGCAGTCCCCCTCTGGTGGCGGTTGCTCAGCCCGGAGCGAGCACGTCGCGCCCTGGAGCACATAGGAAGCGCTTATCTGGCTACAGACTGGGGCACCCGCATTCTCTCCAGCGCCAGCCGTCGGTATGATCCCCTTTCTTACCATCATGGATCGGTCTGGCCCCTGTTTACGGGATGGGCATCAATGGCGGCCTATCGGTATGAAAAGCCGCATATTGGCTACCAGGCCCTGATGGCCAATGTCCTGCTGACGTATCAGGGAGCACTGGGGTACGTGACGGAGCTGCTCTCAGGGGCCTTTAATCGGGATTTTGGGCGGTCGTCGCACCATCAGGTCTGGTCTGAAGCCATGGTGGTAACGCCGCTGGTGCGGGGGTTACTGGGGCTTGAGGTGCAAGAGGGCGGTCGTGTGTTGCGCGTTGCGCCGCAGCTACCCGCTGTATGGGACTCGGTGCAGTTGCGACATGTGCCGGTAGGGCAGGATCGGTATGCGCTGACCTTCCGGCGCACCAGCGATGCCTTTGAGGTTCAGCTTGTGCCGGAAGGCGAGGCGGCGCCGATTTCGCTGGACCTGGCCCCTGCCTTTCCCCGGGACGCCCGGGTAGAGGCGGTAACGGTAAACGATCGGCCGGCGGTGTTTGAGGTGCGGGAAGAAGGAGACTGGCAGCGCGTGCGCATCCGCGTGCCGGTGGGAGAGGCGACCACGATCCGGTATCGCATGCAGCCCGGAACGGATGTGTATGTGGCGCCGGAGCCATTGGTGCCGGGCATGGACAACCAGGGACTGCGCGTGCTGCAGGTACGTGCCGACGCAGATGCGTTGCAACTGGTGCTGGAAGGACGCGCGGGCCGAACGTATACGCTGCAGGTCCGCACGCCGCGGCAGTTGCAGGCTGTCGAAGGTGTGCAGCTTAAACCAGAAGGCAATGGGTACCGCGTGCAGGTGCATTTTGCGGGCCAGACGAATGCTTATGTGCGCCGCACCCTTCGACTTCCCTTCCAGTAA
- a CDS encoding TonB-dependent receptor plug domain-containing protein, which produces MVQRAWKGSGWLVVGLLLIGCAGSRSVSHTEAPAEMATSAQGSEGQVVVAVQTQETGEEAQVAVSLPGRVTAVHVVEGPSGSWTVYVQGQQVEAAEPLYILDGVPTTSEVLHRLDPQLIERIEVLKGEEAVAAYGRRGAHGVIRITTRQD; this is translated from the coding sequence ATGGTACAGCGTGCCTGGAAGGGCAGCGGCTGGCTGGTGGTAGGCTTGCTGCTCATCGGATGCGCCGGCAGTCGGTCGGTGAGCCATACCGAAGCGCCTGCTGAAATGGCTACGTCTGCGCAAGGCTCAGAAGGACAGGTAGTCGTGGCTGTGCAGACGCAAGAGACGGGCGAGGAAGCGCAGGTAGCGGTATCCTTGCCGGGGCGGGTGACAGCGGTGCATGTTGTGGAAGGGCCGTCCGGTAGCTGGACGGTCTACGTGCAGGGGCAGCAAGTTGAAGCGGCCGAGCCCCTGTACATCCTGGATGGGGTGCCGACCACGTCAGAGGTGCTGCATCGGCTCGACCCGCAGCTCATTGAGCGCATTGAGGTCCTGAAGGGAGAGGAAGCGGTTGCAGCCTACGGTAGGCGCGGCGCTCACGGGGTGATTCGCATAACGACCCGGCAGGATTGA